In Chelonia mydas isolate rCheMyd1 chromosome 19, rCheMyd1.pri.v2, whole genome shotgun sequence, the following are encoded in one genomic region:
- the MTFR1L gene encoding mitochondrial fission regulator 1-like isoform X4, giving the protein MFLGTAIFISDLIDHPVWEPSLQPEMETESTIPIWQNKPCGSSRSVVRRIGTNLPLKPCPRASFEVLPNISDLYLNDGPPVPTLADIAWIAADEGETYARVRSDTRPLKHKWKPSPFFVIQRNASVPNLRKQEEKLLVLKKPGLPALSRTTELQDELSHLRSQIAKIVAADPVISQRRQN; this is encoded by the exons ATGTTTCTTGGCACTGCAATTTTCATCTCTGATTTAATTGATCATCCAGTTTGGGAACCTTCTCTACAGCCTGAGATGGAAACAGAATCA ACTATCCCAATTTGGCAGAACAAACCCTGTGGCTCATCACGTAGTGTTGTCAGGAGGATTGGGACAAACCTTCCTTTAAAACCCTGTCCTAGAGCATCTTTTGAG GTTCTACCAAACATTTCAGATCTGTATCTAAACGATGGACCTCCAGTCCCCACTCTGGCAGATATTGCATGGATAGCAGCAGATGAAGGAGAAACCTATGCTAGAGTCAG GAGTGACACTCGCCCATTAAAGCACAAGTGGAAGCCCAGCCCATTCTTTGTTATACAGCGAAATGCTTCAGTCCCCAACTTGAGAAAGCAGGAAGAGAAGCTGCTGGTCTTGAAGAAACCTGGTTTACCGGCCCTCAGTCGGACGACGGAGCTTCAAGATGAGCTGAGTCACCTGCGGAGTCAAATAGCTAAAATTGTAGCTGCAGATCCAG